The Gorilla gorilla gorilla isolate KB3781 chromosome 17, NHGRI_mGorGor1-v2.1_pri, whole genome shotgun sequence genome contains a region encoding:
- the SERPINB4 gene encoding serpin B4, with protein MNSLSEANTKFMFELFRQFRKSKKNNIFYSPISITSALGMVLLGAKDNTAQQINKVLHFDQVTENTTEKAATYHVDRSGNVHHQFQKLLTELNKSTDAYELKIANKLFGEKTYQFLQEYLDAIKKFYQTSVESVDFANAPEESRKKINSWVESQTNEKIKNLFPDGTIGNDTTLVLVNAIYFKGQWENKFKKENTKEEKFWPNKNTYKSVQMMRQYNSFNFALLEDVQARVLEIPYKGKDLSMIVLLPNEIDGLQKLEEKLTAEKLMEWTSLQNMRETHVDLHLPRFKMEESYDLKDTLRTMGMVNIFNGDADLSGMTGSRGLSVSKVLHKAFVEVTEEGVEAAAATAVVVVELSSPSTNEEFRCNHPFLFFIRQNKTNSILFYGRFSSP; from the exons ATGAATTCACTCAGTGAAGCCAACACCAAGTTCATGTTCGAGCTGTTCCGACAGttcagaaaatcaaaaaagaacaaCATCTTCTATTCCCCTATCAGCATCACATCAGCATTAGGGATGGTCCTCTTAGGAGCCAAAGACAACACTGCACAACAAATTAACAAG GTTCTTCACTTTGATCAAGtcacagagaacaccacagaaaAAGCTGCAACATATCAC GTTGATAGGTCAGGAAATGTTCATCACCAGTTTCAAAAGCTTCTGACTGAATTAAACAAATCCACTGATGCATATGAGCTGAAGATCGCCAACAAGCTCTTTGGAGAAAAGACATATCAATTTTTACAG GAATATTTAGATGCCATCAAGAAATTTTACCAGACCAGTGTGGAATCTGTTGATTTTGCAAATGCTCCAGAAGAAAGTCGAAAGAAGATTAACTCCTGGGTGGAAAGTCAAACGAATG aaaaaattaaaaacctatttCCTGATGGGACTATTGGCAACGATACGACACTGGTTCTTGTGAATGCAATCTATTTCAAAGGGCAGTgggagaataaatttaaaaaagaaaacactaaagaGGAAAAATTTTGGCCAAACAAG AATACATACAAATCTGTACAGATGATGAGGCAATACAATTCCTTTAATTTTGCCTTGCTAGAGGATGTACAGGCCAGGGTCCTGGAAATACCATACAAAGGCAAAGATCTAAGCATGATTGTGCTGCTGCCAAATGAAATCGATGGTCTCCAGAAG cTTGAAGAGAAACTCACTGCTGAGAAATTGATGGAATGGACAAGTTTGCAGAATATGAGAGAGACACATGTCGATTTACACTTACCTCGGTTCAAAATGGAAGAGAGCTATGACCTCAAGGACACGTTGAGAACCATGGGAATGGTGAATATCTTCAATGGGGATGCAGACCTCTCAGGCATGACTGGGAGCCGCGGTCTCTCGGTATCTAAAGTCCTACACAAGGCCTTTGTGGAGGTCACTGAGGAGGGAGTGGAAGCTGCAGCTGCCACCGCTGTAGTAGTAGTCGAATTATCATCTCCTTCAACTAATGAAGAGTTCCGTTGTAATCACCCTTTCCTATTCTTCATAAGGCAAAATAAGACCAACAGCATCCTCTTCTATGGCAGATTCTCATCACCATAG